From the Debaryomyces hansenii CBS767 chromosome F complete sequence genome, the window AATAACTCTGATTTGTTAAAGGACGCACGTTATTTATTCCGTACGTTGATGACCTTTTTAAAGTCAGTAATATTTGGATTGAAGAATTGTAATCCACCTGTTCCACCACAACCCTCTCAGTCAGACACTAAGAATCCTGGTCAAGTTATTAACTATGATAAATGGAATGATTCAGCTAAACTTACGTCCTTTGAAGAAGTGAACATTTTGCGCAATTTGTTTAGAGGTGGTATAAGTTGCTTGAGATTTTTTTCAGTTTCTAAGCCCAAACCAAACGTGCCTCAAGCTAAAGCATTTGACTGGTCAACTGGTGGTCCGAATTTACCTATAACATCATctaaagaagagaaagacTTAATGGAAATTTTCGCAACTATCTTCATTCACATAGATCCTGCATCGTTTAATGAAATagttaattttgaattacCTTTCATGTTTGATTCTATGCTTGAAAATGCCGCTCTACTTCATTTACCTCAATTCTTTTTGGCTAGTGAGATAACTTCTGCCAACTTTTCAGGcattttaatttcatttttaaagTCAAAATTAGATCAATTAGATAAAGTCGAGTTAGCGAAATCCAACATATTGATAAGATTATTTAAGCTATGCTTCATGTCTGTGAATTTGTTTCCTACCGCAAATGAAAGTGTTATTTTACCgcatttaaattatttgattttagaaTCATTAAAGTTGGCAACGAAAGCTGACGAACCAATAGTATATTCTTATTTGGTTAGAATATTATTCAGAAGTATTAGTGGTGGTAGGTTTGAAAACTTATATAAAGAGATAATGCCTATCTTGCCAGTATTACTAGAAAGCTTGAATAAGATGATTGCTAACTCTCGCCGGCCTTATGAGCGCGATATATATGTTGAGTTGTGTTTGACTGTACCAGTTCGTCTTTCGGTGCTAGTTCCACATCTAAACTATTTAACTAGGCCATTGGTTTACGCGCTTAATGGATCACAAGAATTAGTCAGCCAAGGTTTACGTACATTTGAATTATGCGTTGATAATTTGACGGCCGAGTATTTTGATCCAATCATCGAGCCAGTAATTGATGAGATTATGGCAGCATTATGGAAACATTTGGAGCCAGTAccatatcatcatcaacattCCCACACAGCTATTAGGATTTTAGGTAAGCTAGGTGGCAGAAATCATAAGAATTTTAAACCATGTAATAGTTTGATTACTCAATCAGAATTAGatcaagaaataaaagCACTCTTCAAAATTTACGGATTACAGGGTGAAGTACCAGTTTCAATAACACCTGGAGTGGAATCTGcgataaaattattagaagatCCAAGGTTAAAAGTTCATTATCGTATTAGTGCATTTAAGTATTTGTCTGGAATTTTAAAGTTATTTATAGATACGACGCCTATCCCAGAAGACTATTCCGTGTATATATCTGAGTGTGTTGAGAATTTAAAGCTGGAAAAAATAGAACAAACTATGGATTTAGAAGAATCCGGTATAAAAGATGGTGCTAAATTAGACCGCCAACAGAAGCTATTCTCCAGATTACTAGAAatccttttcttttcaGTATCAATTCCAGATcttaaagaagaagctagTGAATTGATAGATGGTCTTACCACGCATTTCACGTTAATTTATTTAGGTACATCTGTGATTGATAAAGTGAAAAAAGAACGCGCATTTTGcgttaatgataatgaaggaAAAGCATATATTAATGAGACAGCATTCCTTAATGCTTTAAATTATGCTTTAAGTTTCTGGGATAAGGATGTTAGATCTAAGGGGATAGAGActattagaaatatttatacgACAACCGTCACAATCTTTGGTTCAGATGAGAATGCATTATATTCTCCAATATTTCGTTCAATGTTTTATAGATTCACTCATTGCTGttataatgaattttatCACGCCAAATTGGGTGGTATTTTGGGACTTAAAACCATGTTTGAGGACTTGGGTATCGCCCCTAAATGGTTCTTTAAACGCCAATTTGAATTAGTTCGTtcaatcttctttattCTAAGAGATACACCAGAGACGGTATCATATGAAGTACATGACTTAGCAAAGAATTTGGTCTTGAAGCTTTTACATGATTGCAATGTCGACGTGCCTAAGGAAACCATTTTAGAAAAACCATTCCAGACTCTAGTTGGTGCATTAGTATATGACTTAGCTAGTGCGAATCCACTCGTCAGAGAAGTATCTCAGTCTTCATTAAAGGTATTATCCGAGACAACATCTGTGTCAATCGCTTCGATCATGGGGCCTTGCAAGctgttattattaacaCCTATTTTTGGCAAGCCATTAAGAGCTTTACCATTCCCTATGCAGATTGGTAATATAGATGCAATTACATTCTGTTTGGGCCTTGATGACACATTTTTAACTTTTAATGATGAGTTGAACAgacttcttcttgaagCCTTAGCTTTGGTTGATGCAGAGGATGAATCACTTGCTAATGTCCATCGTCTTTATGAATATAGAACTTCAAAACAATTAATAGAACTACGTGTTGTGTCCATTAAATTGCTTTCATTAGCCTTAACAAAGCCTGACTTTTCATTGGGGTCCTTAGCAGAAGCAAGGATTCGTATATTGGGAGTCTTCTTTAAGGCGCTTTGCAATAAATCTACGGAAATTATTAATGCGGCACATTTAGGATTGAAATCGAGTCTTCAAGAAAATGCCAAATTACCAAAGGAATTATTACAGAATGGTCTTCGCCCTATGCTTATGAATTTGTCAGACCACAAGAAATTGACTGTATCTGGTCTTGAGGCTCTCGCTCGTTTGTTGGAActattaatttcatattttagAGTTGAAATTGGCCGTAAACTATTAGATCACTTAATGGCATGGGCCCAAATTAACACATTAAGACAACTAGCCGGCCAAGACTTAGAGAACAACCATACAGTGCAGATTGTCATAgcaattttaaatatttttcatcttttaCCTGCTAAAGCATACACATTCATGGAAGAAATCATAAGCACTTTACAATACTTAGAGGGCCATTTAGATCGTCATCAAATATCGCCATTTAGAATCCCTGTTTCTAAGTTTTTAAACAGGTTTTCAGAAAACTGTTTAGAATATTATATGCAAAATTATAAGAATAGAAAATTAGGGAATATGTTAGCCTATTTTGCTGGATTAGAGGACTGTAATAAAATTAGGAATACAGCGAAGGAGAAATTCAGTGACATTCTTAAAGATCTTGAAGACGAGCCATCGGAAGAAATAAAGGTCATAAAATTTGCTAACACAGTTGATCTTCTTAAATCCCTTTCTGATTTTGAGCTTGAATGGTTTGACGAACAAAAGGATCTTATTCTTACTGTCTCATCTATGGTAGAAAAAATTGTGGATATTAAGAACCAATCTCCATTAGTTTCTTCTACTCATTTCCAAGGTGATCAAGCTATTTCTAAACTTCAAGGAATAGTAGTACATTACTTAAAGAGGAATGCCAAAGAGGTTGACATGACATTTACCGTTATTGATCGTTTGTCTTGCTTAAAGGTTAGGGTACCTCCTCAATTAGAGGagtttatttttgatactATTGTTTGCTCTAAAGATGTTGAACACAGAGAAACATACTTGAACAAATGTATCGAGTTTGTAAATGATACCGAACACAGCTTAAAgagcaaaatattcttcttgaagaaaGTTTTCAACTCGATTATCATATATGAAGCCGAGAAAGAGGGTAAAGTAGATGCATTCTTTGAAAACAACAAGATACCTCATTGGTTAGAAGACATCTGTAAAAACATTTGGAGATCAacaaatgatataattaCTGATCACACATCAGGCAGCATGGATAGTTATAGGTTCGAGTTACTTGAAATGACTTCCATTCTTCTTAAGTGGGCGCCAAGTTTCATCGGTGAATTCCGTAAAgatatcattaaattcaGTTGGAATTACATCAAATTGGAAGATAATATTACCAAACAAATCGCATATGTTACTACATCCTATTTTATAGCGGCATACGAAACACCATCAAAATTAGCTACTCAGGTATTTGTTGCTCTTCTTCGCACGCATCAGACCGACTCCAGACATCTTGTGAGACAAGCATTAGATATCCTTGCTCCAGTGATGCCGGATCGTATGGATGCAGCCGAATCACCAATTAGTTGGCTCAAATGGCCTCGTCGTGTGATTTCAGAAGACGGTTTTAATGTTACGCAGGTACTCAATGTCTATCAATTTATCGTACAGCATCCAGACTTATTTTTCATAGCCCGTGAACACtttatttccaatattaTCACAGCAATGGGCAAATTAACTATCTTAGCAAACCCTGCAATAGAAAATCAAGTTCTTGCTATTGACTTGGCGGAGCTAATCTTGAAATGGGAAACAAAATCAAAGGAACAAAAAATGGAAACTCAAATAGATGGTTCTCAAACCACCAAACAGACGTCAGAAAATGCAACAGATTTCACTACATCAGCGAACTATAGTATTCCATTTGGTCAAAGAGAAGCGTGTGTTACGTTCTTGATTAGATATGTTTGTATCAGTCCTCAAAGAGCATCTGAAAGTGAACTTGGCCAAAAAGCTTTAGGTATATTATATGACCTCTTAAGTCCTGAACACTGGCCAGAGGTTTCTGTAAAATTGACattctttgaaaagtttttatTATCTAATGActtaaattcttcaaacttGTTTGGATATTGTTTGAATGCTTTGGAAGTTTTGAGTGTAGTGTTAGAATGGAAGAAACCAGAATGGATAGTATCAAATCTTTCTTATATTCATAAACTTCTTGAAAAGTGTATTAAGTCTGACAATCACgatattcaagaagtttTGCAATGTGTTTTAAGAATCATTCTTCAAGCTATTACTAAACAAAAGAAAACGGAATCAGAAGAGGATGAGGAGGACGAAATTAGGGAATTCATTTCGTTATTGACAACTACTGTTTCTGAAGATTTAGGTGATATGCCATCAGTTGCTGCTGGAGTCACATTATCCTGGACATTGGCAAACTACAGACCTTCTACCTTAGATTCGCTTTTGCCTCTGATTATGAGAACCTTTAGTAAACTTTGCAAGGATCATATCACCATCACTCATCAAGGATCTCAAACATCTAGCAAAGACGGTTCTAATTCAGAATACGAAGCAAAAATGACTACTAgattattggaaaagatTCTTAACTTATCATCAATGAGAATTTCTAACCTTGGTGACCAAAGACGTATTTTCTTGTCTTTATTGGCACAGTTGATTGAACGTTCTTTAGATAAGGATACTCTTGAGAAGATCATTAAGATCGTCAAGAACTGGGTGTTTTCTAGAACTGATCTCTTCCCCACTACGAAAGAAAAGGCAGCGATTCTAGCCAAGATGATGgtttttgaaattagaGGTGAACCATCATTATCCAAggaattttatcaaataatcgtagatatatttgaagatgatacGTTTAGCTGTACAGAATTGACTGTTCGTATGGAGCAACCATTTTTAGTTGGAACCCGTTCAGCGGATGTTTCTATTCGTCGTAAACTTATGTCAATTCTAAACAATAGTTTGGAAAAAGATATCAGTAAAAGGTTATACTATGTTATCCGTGAACAAAATTGGGAGTATTTAGCAGATTATCCATGGTTAAACCAAGCATTGCAATTGCTTTATGGttcttttgattttgataagaaTATTACCCtcattgaagatgaaaataagCTACCTCCTTTAACAGCTTTTCCTTATGCACATAATGACAATATGGAAGTAGAATCTGAGAAAGAATCATTAGAgaatttattcaagaaacATAATGAGTTCTTAGATAAGATTTCATATGTTAAGGCAGGTACTATTCTTGAGCCGTTGATTGATATGTTTTATCAAAGTAGTGATACAATTCATCGTACTTGGTCAAGTATATTTCCAATTGCGCTTAAATCTATACCACCTTCAGAGCACTTGGATTTTACCCGTTTTATGGTTATTTTATTGTCAAAAGATTACCATACTCGTCAAATCGATAGCAGGCCTAATGTCGTTCAGTCATTATTAGAGGGTGTTGCAAGAAGTGAAAAGCTCCAATTGCCACCTTTTGCTGTTGAATGTCTTGCTTCGAATTTTGATGCTTGGTCTCAAGGTATTCATatacttgaaaatattgaacagCAATCTATCAATGGTAACGCAGACGTGCGTGAAGTTACTCAGGATGctctttcaaaattgtaTGCGACTTTGAAGGAAGATGACATGTTTTATGGTTTATGGAGAAGAAGagcaaaatattctgaaaCAATCAGTGCGTTATCTTTCGAGCAGATCGGTCTTTGGGATAAAGCCCAGCAACTATATGAAACTGCTCAGATAAAAGCACGTAGTGGCGCATTGCCATATGGTGAATCTGAATATTCTCTTTGGGAGGATCATTGGATCTTATGTGCTGAGAAGTTGCAACATTGGGATATACTTACTGAGCTTGCAAAGCATGAAGGATTCTCAGATCTACTTCTTGAATGTGGTTGGAGAGTTGCTGACTGGAATACTGATAGGGAAACGCTTGACCAGACAGTGAAGAGCGTGATGGATGTTCCAACTCCACGTCGTCAAGTATTTGAAACGTTCCTCTGTTTGCAAGGTTTTGGACAGGAAAAGGAAACTTTGCAAGATTTGTCTAGGTTGTGTGATGAAGGTATTCAATTAGCCTTAAGGAAATGGCATGGCTTGCCACAAAGGTTTAATAATGCACATATTCCATTATTGCACACGTTTCAACAGTATGTCGAGTTTATGGAAGCAAGTCAGGTTTATGCTAGTCTTGTTTCTACCAATGCGCAAAACTTAGATGTCAAGTCGCAAGAGCTTAAGCGAGTATTGCAGGTATGGCGTGAAAGATTACCTAATACCTGGGACgatattaatatatggAATGATCTTGTTACTTGGCGTCAACATGCTTTCCAAGtaattaataaagtttACATGCCATTTATTCCAATTTTGCAGCAATCCAATTCTGGAGGAAATGCTAATTCGTACGCTTATCGTGGATTCCACGAGATTGCTTGGGTCATCAACCGTTTTGCACATGTTGCAAGGAAACATGGTATGTCTGATGTTTGTATTAATCAACTTACTAAGATTTATCAACtaccaaatattgaaattcaagaagcATTTTTGAAGCTCAAGGAGCAAGTAAAGtgtcattatcaaaatcctAATGAGTTGAATACTGGTTTAGATGTGATCAGCAACACCAACTTGGTGTACTTCGCTACTCAGCAAAAGGCagaatttttcacattAAAGGGTATGTTcttgaacaaattaaatcagAAAGATGAAGCTAATAAAGCATTTGCCACGTCTGTTCAGATTGACCTTAATTTGCCTAAAGCATGGGCGGAATGGGGTATGTTTAACGATCGTCGTTTCAAAGAGAATCCGAATGATATGGTTTATGCAAACAATGCAATAAGTTGTTATTTGCAGGCCGCTGGTCTTTACAAGAACGGCAAAACTAGAAAGCTTCTTGCCCGTATCCTTTGGCTTATTAGTTTGGATGACTCGTCAGGCACTCTTGCACAGgcttttgataatttccGTGGAGAAGTTCCTGTGTGGTACTGGATAACTTTTATCCCTCAATTGCTTACATCGTTATCTCATAAAGAGGCTAGACTAGTAAGACAAATTCTTATAAGGATTGCAAAGAGCTATCCACAGGCTTTACATTTCCAACTTCGTACAACTAAAGAGGATTTTGCAGCTAAACAGCGCCAATTTATGGAGCTCTCTCGTCAAAATGCGAATAGCACTTCCAATGAgacaaataattcaactaaagaaaatccaaaagaagagaaacCAGCGACTGATGAAAATACTGAATCATCTGATGCTCCAAACGATGAGAACAAGACATCAACAAGTGACGGCTCACCTACAGTACCAGGCGCACAACAAAAAGCTGCACCTTCTGTGCCTCCTACAAGCGGTTCAAATGGTGGTACTCGCCAATCATGGGAGCATGTAGAGGAGATAATGggtattttgaaaacagCATATCCACTATTAGCTCTCTCATTAGAATCATTGGTGGACCAAATCAATCAAAGATTCAAATGTACTGCAGATGAAGATGCATACAGACTAGGTGTTGCATTACTTAATGATGGTGTCCAGTATCTTAATCGCCTCGGGAATCCAAGAGATGACGCTAAATTGCCTCCTGTTACTGAAGCGAACATTACTAGATTCGCTGAAACTGTTCTTCCCAAACAAATTAGAGCCGAATTTGAAAAGGATCTTGTCATTGGTAAACCTAATTTGGAAACGTACATCATTAAGTTGCGCAAGTGGCGCGATCGTTTAGAGGATAAGCTTGACAGAAGATTCTCAGAAGTCAACCTTGAAAACCTTTGCCCTCATTTGAGTGAGTTCCATCATCagaaatttgaagatattgaagttCCTGGCCAATACTTGTTGAACAAGGACAATAATACTCACTTTGTAAAGATTGAGAGATTCCTTCCTACCATTGACTTAGCTCGTGGAACAAATGCCTGCCATAAAAGATTAAAGATACGTGGATATGATGGTAGTTTGCATACATTTGCAGTACAATTTCCTGCTGCTCGTCATTGTCGTCGTGAAGAATGTATTTTCCAATTATTCCGTCTATTTGGCGATACTCTTTCAAGAAAAGTTGAGACACGTCGCAGGAATATACAGTTTACTTTACCTGTCGCTGTACCACTATCTCCACATATTCGTATAATTACTGATGATGCTAGAGATATTACGATGCAAAGGATCTATGAAGATTTCTGTTCTCGTAATGGGAAGAGTCGTGATGAACCATTTGTTTACactattgaaaaattacgTGCAGCTTTCGATCCTCGTTTACCAAAACCTGATATTATGAGTATCAGAGTGGAAATATTGAGCGCAATTCAATCATTGTTGGTTCCATCTACTgtcttgaagaattattttgttgacCTTTACCCACAGTTTGAGGATTTCTGGTTATTCCGTAAACAATTTACATCTCAGTATGcttcatttattttcacTACTTATATGATGTGTGTTAACACGAGACAGCCTCAAAAAATACATGTCAACAAGGGCTCTGGTAACGTTTGGACTTCTGACATGTTACCCTGTAAAATTGCCAGTAAGAATGCATCATTAGATGGTTCCCAAGGTGGCAGACCTGCACCACTATTTTATAATGCGGAAATGGTGCCATTCCGTTTGACACCTAACATTCAAAAGTTGATTGGTGAGACAGGATTGGAAGGTATTTTATCTGT encodes:
- a CDS encoding DEHA2F15708p (similar to uniprot|P38811 Saccharomyces cerevisiae YHR099W TRA1 Histone acetyltransferase component), which gives rise to MAYKVQLDTFVSRLNDNADYKTAHSVLSELLDMIETFNGAAEYEYFLSNLVPIFIKNLKEVPISFTSQSPEHKLRNSILEIIHRSIMNETFQPYSEQILDALTTILVDENEDNGVLCMKIITSLHKAYKNNLGEKVQPFVEIINDIYDNMDSTVQETFGANQQKESVEESAKEMSPPSFNEENSSKTLSKAMFSFKTLAECPITMVSLYSSYKNLVQSSLPTFLPKIMNILTLQVEQQKSYREESAKENKTTTSISPDITNRQAYSDFILGQVKAASFLAYVFIRGYANQHLSEDQSKIVPDVILRLLQDCPAELSVARKELLHATRHILSTPFRSQFIPTIEMLFDEKILIGDGLTSFETLRPLAYSTVADFIHNVRNELTPKQIWSTVRIYCNLLKDDSLALTVQIMSAKLLLNLVERIMKLPNKLEGRQLFMIIIDAYAKRFQSLNRKYSYIIHKHGEFERKRKLKEKESRKAISKYSSKNVDILETKKIELIQESMKEENENDNQTDMEDIEMEDAESEDKEQASEDESKSELDVFLDVFSIDEHSPISSSPLNNNSDLLKDARYLFRTLMTFLKSVIFGLKNCNPPVPPQPSQSDTKNPGQVINYDKWNDSAKLTSFEEVNILRNLFRGGISCLRFFSVSKPKPNVPQAKAFDWSTGGPNLPITSSKEEKDLMEIFATIFIHIDPASFNEIVNFELPFMFDSMLENAALLHLPQFFLASEITSANFSGILISFLKSKLDQLDKVELAKSNILIRLFKLCFMSVNLFPTANESVILPHLNYLILESLKLATKADEPIVYSYLVRILFRSISGGRFENLYKEIMPILPVLLESLNKMIANSRRPYERDIYVELCLTVPVRLSVLVPHLNYLTRPLVYALNGSQELVSQGLRTFELCVDNLTAEYFDPIIEPVIDEIMAALWKHLEPVPYHHQHSHTAIRILGKLGGRNHKNFKPCNSLITQSELDQEIKALFKIYGLQGEVPVSITPGVESAIKLLEDPRLKVHYRISAFKYLSGILKLFIDTTPIPEDYSVYISECVENLKSEKIEQTMDLEESGIKDGAKLDRQQKLFSRLLEILFFSVSIPDLKEEASELIDGLTTHFTLIYLGTSVIDKVKKERAFCVNDNEGKAYINETAFLNALNYALSFWDKDVRSKGIETIRNIYTTTVTIFGSDENALYSPIFRSMFYRFTHCCYNEFYHAKLGGILGLKTMFEDLGIAPKWFFKRQFELVRSIFFILRDTPETVSYEVHDLAKNLVLKLLHDCNVDVPKETILEKPFQTLVGALVYDLASANPLVREVSQSSLKVLSETTSVSIASIMGPCKSLLLTPIFGKPLRALPFPMQIGNIDAITFCLGLDDTFLTFNDELNRLLLEALALVDAEDESLANVHRLYEYRTSKQLIELRVVSIKLLSLALTKPDFSLGSLAEARIRILGVFFKALCNKSTEIINAAHLGLKSSLQENAKLPKELLQNGLRPMLMNLSDHKKLTVSGLEALARLLELLISYFRVEIGRKLLDHLMAWAQINTLRQLAGQDLENNHTVQIVIAILNIFHLLPAKAYTFMEEIISTLQYLEGHLDRHQISPFRIPVSKFLNRFSENCLEYYMQNYKNRKLGNMLAYFAGLEDCNKIRNTAKEKFSDILKDLEDEPSEEIKVIKFANTVDLLKSLSDFELEWFDEQKDLILTVSSMVEKIVDIKNQSPLVSSTHFQGDQAISKLQGIVVHYLKRNAKEVDMTFTVIDRLSCLKVRVPPQLEEFIFDTIVCSKDVEHRETYLNKCIEFVNDTEHSLKSKIFFLKKVFNSIIIYEAEKEGKVDAFFENNKIPHWLEDICKNIWRSTNDIITDHTSGSMDSYRFELLEMTSILLKWAPSFIGEFRKDIIKFSWNYIKLEDNITKQIAYVTTSYFIAAYETPSKLATQVFVALLRTHQTDSRHLVRQALDILAPVMPDRMDAAESPISWLKWPRRVISEDGFNVTQVLNVYQFIVQHPDLFFIAREHFISNIITAMGKLTILANPAIENQVLAIDLAELILKWETKSKEQKMETQIDGSQTTKQTSENATDFTTSANYSIPFGQREACVTFLIRYVCISPQRASESELGQKALGILYDLLSPEHWPEVSVKLTFFEKFLLSNDLNSSNLFGYCLNALEVLSVVLEWKKPEWIVSNLSYIHKLLEKCIKSDNHDIQEVLQCVLRIILQAITKQKKTESEEDEEDEIREFISLLTTTVSEDLGDMPSVAAGVTLSWTLANYRPSTLDSLLPSIMRTFSKLCKDHITITHQGSQTSSKDGSNSEYEAKMTTRLLEKILNLSSMRISNLGDQRRIFLSLLAQLIERSLDKDTLEKIIKIVKNWVFSRTDLFPTTKEKAAILAKMMVFEIRGEPSLSKEFYQIIVDIFEDDTFSCTELTVRMEQPFLVGTRSADVSIRRKLMSILNNSLEKDISKRLYYVIREQNWEYLADYPWLNQALQLLYGSFDFDKNITLIEDENKLPPLTAFPYAHNDNMEVESEKESLENLFKKHNEFLDKISYVKAGTILEPLIDMFYQSSDTIHRTWSSIFPIALKSIPPSEHLDFTRFMVILLSKDYHTRQIDSRPNVVQSLLEGVARSEKLQLPPFAVECLASNFDAWSQGIHILENIEQQSINGNADVREVTQDALSKLYATLKEDDMFYGLWRRRAKYSETISALSFEQIGLWDKAQQLYETAQIKARSGALPYGESEYSLWEDHWILCAEKLQHWDILTELAKHEGFSDLLLECGWRVADWNTDRETLDQTVKSVMDVPTPRRQVFETFLCLQGFGQEKETLQDLSRLCDEGIQLALRKWHGLPQRFNNAHIPLLHTFQQYVEFMEASQVYASLVSTNAQNLDVKSQELKRVLQVWRERLPNTWDDINIWNDLVTWRQHAFQVINKVYMPFIPILQQSNSGGNANSYAYRGFHEIAWVINRFAHVARKHGMSDVCINQLTKIYQLPNIEIQEAFLKLKEQVKCHYQNPNELNTGLDVISNTNLVYFATQQKAEFFTLKGMFLNKLNQKDEANKAFATSVQIDLNLPKAWAEWGMFNDRRFKENPNDMVYANNAISCYLQAAGLYKNGKTRKLLARILWLISLDDSSGTLAQAFDNFRGEVPVWYWITFIPQLLTSLSHKEARLVRQILIRIAKSYPQALHFQLRTTKEDFAAKQRQFMELSRQNANSTSNETNNSTKENPKEEKPATDENTESSDAPNDENKTSTSDGSPTVPGAQQKAAPSVPPTSGSNGGTRQSWEHVEEIMGILKTAYPLLALSLESLVDQINQRFKCTADEDAYRLGVALLNDGVQYLNRLGNPRDDAKLPPVTEANITRFAETVLPKQIRAEFEKDLVIGKPNLETYIIKLRKWRDRLEDKLDRRFSEVNLENLCPHLSEFHHQKFEDIEVPGQYLLNKDNNTHFVKIERFLPTIDLARGTNACHKRLKIRGYDGSLHTFAVQFPAARHCRREECIFQLFRLFGDTLSRKVETRRRNIQFTLPVAVPLSPHIRIITDDARDITMQRIYEDFCSRNGKSRDEPFVYTIEKLRAAFDPRLPKPDIMSIRVEILSAIQSLLVPSTVLKNYFVDLYPQFEDFWLFRKQFTSQYASFIFTTYMMCVNTRQPQKIHVNKGSGNVWTSDMLPCKIASKNASLDGSQGGRPAPLFYNAEMVPFRLTPNIQKLIGETGLEGILSVYLLAIARAITEPESDLEQYLTLFVRDEVISWCTQQDPPRPIPQDSQLREIVRVNVDLVIKRVLSMGHISSGPTISTQNVLELISQAVNPRNLAAADTLWMAYF